A single region of the Leptodactylus fuscus isolate aLepFus1 chromosome 5, aLepFus1.hap2, whole genome shotgun sequence genome encodes:
- the LOC142204243 gene encoding olfactory receptor 11A1-like — protein sequence MSGYNDSTVFEFILLGFPDLHNFWLLVFLALLIVYVVTLLGNVLIIGLVSSTSQLQSPMYIFLTHLSLCDILISTNIGPNTLKVIVWGKCYISLLSCNMQLYFFGSSALIECSLLMVMSYDRYLAICDPLHYSAIMNQARPHGLAMICWVIGLLLTKIVEILIFQLDFCGPNTIDHFFCDLAPVLQLSCSDTTIVEIQVSVSVMALVFTQLLFVVATYICIFTAILKISSTLGRQKVFSTCSSHLIVVSAYYGTLITLYVAPSRRYSLNLSKTFSLLNTVITPLCNPIIYTLRNRDIRIAISKKIFQKKLLRVQRQPGTQ from the coding sequence ATGTCCGGATACAATGACTCCACAGTGTTTGAGTTTATACTTTTGGGGTTTCCCGACCTTCACAATTTTTGGTTGCTTGTGTTCCTCGCTCTGCTCATTGTTTATGTGGTCACTTTGCTGGGGAACGTTCTCATTATTGGATTGGTGTCCTCTACTTCTCAGCTACAATCCCCCATGTACATCTTTCTCACTCACCTTTCCCTCTGTGACATCCTGATCAGTACAAATATTGGTCCGAACACCCTGAAGGTCATTGTATGGGGGAAATGTTACATATCTCTTCTGTCTTGTAATATGCAGTTGTATTTTTTTGGTTCTTCCGCACTTATAGAATGTTCTCTCCTCATGGTGATGTCCTATGACCGATACTTGGCCATCTGTGACCCGTTGCATTACTCGGCCATTATGAACCAGGCTCGGCCTCATGGTTTGGCCATGATATGTTGGGTTATTGGTCTCCTTTTGACAAAGATTGTAGAAATTCTTATATTTCAATTAGACTTCTGTGGCCCCAACACCATTGACCATTTTTTCTGCGATCTTGCTCCAGTTCTTCAGCTTTCATGTTCAGATACAACAATTGTGGAAATCCAGGTGTCTGTCTCAGTCATGGCACTTGTCTTCACTCAGTTATTATTTGTTGTAGCGACTTATATCTGCATATTCACGGCCATCTTAAAGATCTCTTCCACCCTTGGCAGACAGAAGGTCTTCTCAACCTGTAGCTCTCACCTTATTGTTGTGTCTGCTTATTATGGGACACTTATTACACTTTATGTTGCACCATCTAGAAGATACTCCCTAAACCTGAGTAAAACATTTTCACTCCTGAACACCGTCATCACCCCGCTGTGTAACCCCATCATCTACACATTGCGGAACAGAGATATCAGAATTGCCATAAGCAAAAAAATATTTCAGAAGAAACTTTTAAGAGTCCAGAGACAGCCAGGAACCCAATAG